Proteins encoded in a region of the Quercus lobata isolate SW786 chromosome 8, ValleyOak3.0 Primary Assembly, whole genome shotgun sequence genome:
- the LOC115954468 gene encoding cytochrome b561 and DOMON domain-containing protein At5g47530-like → MSKALTTLLFSCILFSLSVSSYAQTCTSYTFSSNTVYASCQDLPVLNAFLHYNYSSTANTLDLAYRVTGATATNWISWAINPSGQQMAGSQALVAFQNSSGAMRVFTSSVASTSISTLSESALSFGVSNLNGSFVNGEMTIFATLTLSSGMTTVNQVWQVGPVSGDNPQSHATGSNAANMRSVGTLNLVDGTTSSGGGTSSKIRRQNVHGVLNAVSWGTLMPLGVIIARYLRVFKSADPAWFYLHIACQTSAYVVGVAGWATGMKLGSDTSVHNYPHRNIGITLFCLATLQVFALLLRPKKDHKYRLYWNIYHHAIGYTVIILSIVNVFKGLDILEPEKKWKKIYTAILIFLGFNAAMLEAFTWYIVIKRKKTGSVKYPSYENGANGTNAYGARAQPGV, encoded by the exons ATGAGTAAAGCTTTGACaactttgttgttttcttgtattctgttctctctctctgtttcatCCTATGCTCAGACCTGTACGTCCTACACTTTTTCCTCTAACACGGTATATGCCTCATGCCAAGACCTTCCTGTACTGAATGCATTCCTTCACTATAACTATAGCAGTACAGCCAACACACTTGATCTTGCATATAGAGTCACTGGAGCCACAGCTACAAATTGGATTTCTTGGGCTATCAACCCTAGTGGACAACAAATGGCAGGGTCACAAGCCCTTGTGGCCTTTCAAAACTCTTCTGGAGCCATGCGGGTATTTACATCCTCAGTAGCAAGTACTAGTATTTCTACGCTGTCAGAGAGTGCTTTGAGCTTTGGGGTGTCTAATCTCAATGGATCATTTGTGAACGGTGAAATGACCATATTTGCTACTTTGACACTTAGTAGTGGCATGACAACTGTGAACCAAGTCTGGCAAGTTGGTCCAGTCAGTGGAGATAATCCTCAATCGCATGCTACCGGTTCCAATGCAGCTAACATGCGATCAGTGGGCACTTTGAATCTTGTTGATGGAACAACTTCTTCAGGAGGAGGAACCAGTTCAAAGATTCGAAGACAGAAT GTTCATGGAGTACTAAACGCTGTTAGTTGGGGAACATTGATGCCTTTGGGAGTGATCATTGCTAGGTACCTGAGGGTGTTTAAGTCAGCAGATCCAGCATGGTTTTATCTGCATATTGCATGCCAAACTTCTGCCTATGTTGTTGGGGTGGCCGGCTGGGCAACGGGTATGAAACTAGGCAGCGACACTAGCGTTCACAATTATCCACATAGGAACATTGGCATAACCCTCTTCTGCCTTGCAACACTTCAG GTGTTTGCCCTGCTTTTGCGGCCAAAGAAGGATCACAAATATAGATTATATTGGAACATCTACCACCATGCAATTGGATACACTGTCATTATTCTGAGCATTGTTAATGTCTTTAAGGGACTTGACATCTTGGAGCCTGAAAAGAAGTGGAAGAAGATATATACCGCGATTCTAATTTTCTTGGGCTTCAATGCAGCTATGTTGGAAGCTTTTACTTGGTACATTgtcataaaaaggaaaaagacagGCTCTGTTAAGTACCCTTCCTATGAGAATGGAGCGAACGGCACCAATGCGTATGGTGCGAGAGCACAGCCGGGAGTGTAG